Proteins found in one Drosophila willistoni isolate 14030-0811.24 unplaced genomic scaffold, UCI_dwil_1.1 Seg492, whole genome shotgun sequence genomic segment:
- the LOC124461460 gene encoding uncharacterized protein LOC124461460 — protein MLQHIQIPRLVVNDTDNIELHGFSGASTKAYAAVVYSRVINKDGSISTSIMAAKSRVAPLKQQSLPRLELCAALLLSQLIRSIKAALRHQKVTAFAWCDSTIVLYWLSYAPSRLKTFVGNRTSEILDTIPRHYWRHVDSKSNPADCASRGLMAADLKDFQLWWNDPSWIRDADQFLVRLNNSQVCLNISEKNIEKEAKSNCLTALVEAAPDHPLDHLVQRVSSWLTLVHTVGYVLRFLRCTKGPFGDKGSNCLTFEEITAARIVCLRHAQTCFQDDYQLLLANKPLRSRSQLAKLSPMIDKDGLLRVGGRLYHSQLSTEAKHPVLLPKSHRITKLILEYEHRVNLHPGVSSLFVMASHNYTRGRLRPHPRRLGYWQSIQSMMQGFWKQWHQEYLTTLQQRPKWTTTTPNIAVGDVVLVKESNTPPAHWHLALVLEAYPGKDQLVRAVRLKTSSGELTRPITKVAVLPRSETVFQGGPGCSGTDCVYR, from the exons ATGCTACAACACATTCAAATACCCCGGTTGGTTGTCAACGACACCGACAACATTGAATTGCATGGATTCTCCGGTGCATCTACGAAGGCATACGCTGCTGTAGTGTACAGCAGAGTAATCAACAAGGATGGCTCGATTTCTACATCGATTATGGCTGCGAAGTCTAGGGTGGCTCCGCTAAAGCAGCAATCTCTGCCCCGCCTAGAGCTTTGCGCGGCACTTCTCCTAAGTCAACTCATACGTTCGATAAAGGCGGCACTTCGACATCAAAAGGTCACGGCTTTTGCATGGTGCGATTCCACAATCGTTCTCTATTGGCTATCATACGCACCCTCTCGACTAAAGACATTTGTTGGGAACCGAACTTCGGAAATTCTGGACACCATTCCAAGGCATTATTGGCGTCATGTGGACTCCAAATCAAATCCAGCTGATTGCGCATCCAGAGGTCTCATGGCTGCAGACCTAAAGGACTTTCAGCTATGGTGGAATGACCCGTCATGGATACGTGACGCGGATCAGTTTCTGGTAAGGTTAAACAACTCACAAGTCTGTTTGAATATTTCAGAAAAGAACATAGAAAAGGAAGCCAAAAGCAATTGTCTGACTGCATTAGTAGAGGCAGCTCCTGATCATCCACTTGATCATCTTGTTCAACGAGTATCTTCATGGTTGACGCTCGTTCACACGGTTGGCTATGTCCTTCGCTTTCTACGGTGCACGAAGGGTCCATTTGGGGACAAGGGCTCAAACTGTCTTACGTTTGAGGAAATCACCGCGGCACGCATTGTATGCTTGCGCCACGCGCAAACCTGCTTTCAGGACGACTATCAATTGCTACTCGCAAATAAACCATTGCGAAGTCGATCTCAGCTGGCTAAACTCTCGCCAATGATCGACAAGGACGGACTACTCAGGGTTGGAGGACGCTTGTACCACTCGCAATTGTCCACAGAGGCGAAACATCCAGTTTTGCTACCGAAATCTCATCGCATCACCAAGCTGATACTTGAATACGAACACAGGGTCAACCTGCACCCTGGCGTCTCATCACTCTTTGTTATG GCCTCTCACAACTATACCAGAGGCAGACTTAGGCCACATCCCCGCCGACTTGGGTACTGGCAAAGTATCCAATCTATGATGCAAGGTTTCTGGAAGCAATGGCATCAGGAGTATCTTACCACATTGCAACAGCGTCCAAAGTGGACCACTACAACACCAAATATAGCAGTGGGAGATGTGGTGCTTGTAAAGGAATCGAACACCCCACCAGCTCACTGGCATCTGGCGCTGGTTCTCGAAGCCTACCCAGGCAAGGATCAATTGGTTCGAGCGGTTAGACTCAAGACCTCTTCGGGAGAATTAACTCGGCCAATCACCAAGGTTGCGGTATTGCCCCGTTCAGAAACTGTGTTTCAGGGCGGGCCGGGATGTTCAGGAACGGATtgcgtttatcgataa